The Xanthomonas sontii genome contains a region encoding:
- a CDS encoding JmjC domain-containing protein produces the protein MAARKTAPPAFELHARPGQPLGMPAATFLRDYWHKRPLLIRNAFPNFVSPIEPGDLAGLACEEAALSRLIEHDRANDRWRVRSGPFQEHEFPGMPDHDWTLLVQDVDKWDPDIRALLEQFRFLPRWRVDDVMVSFAARGGSVGAHVDHYDVFLLQAHGHRRWQIDASVALGRPAPPTDFRDDVELKLLRQFDPTHDWVLGPGDMLYLPPLVPHHGVAEDACLTFSVGMRAPSSAELIADYLDTLIDGADEALRYHDEDLQAPADPYEIDAAAMGRVVEALNALRMNDPDKLGAWFGRFITTYRAAGEILPPAGLPPAEEIAAALEQGLVLQRHPWARPAWRRASRGAMLFCSGQEFALPVKDAKRLAAAEHIDGTDYAALSAAGRQTLLELIEGGFYQPLEAEDATDEDADAA, from the coding sequence ATGGCTGCCCGCAAGACCGCCCCTCCCGCCTTCGAACTCCACGCCCGCCCCGGGCAACCGCTGGGCATGCCCGCGGCGACCTTCCTGCGCGACTACTGGCACAAGCGCCCGTTGCTGATCCGCAACGCCTTCCCCAACTTCGTCTCACCGATCGAGCCCGGCGACCTGGCCGGCCTGGCCTGCGAGGAAGCGGCGCTGTCGCGGCTGATCGAGCACGACCGCGCCAACGACCGCTGGCGGGTGCGCAGCGGCCCGTTCCAGGAGCACGAATTCCCGGGCATGCCCGACCACGACTGGACCCTGCTGGTGCAGGACGTGGACAAGTGGGACCCGGACATCCGCGCTCTGCTCGAGCAGTTCCGCTTCCTGCCGCGCTGGCGGGTGGACGACGTGATGGTCAGCTTCGCCGCGCGCGGCGGCTCGGTCGGCGCGCACGTGGACCACTACGACGTGTTCCTGCTGCAGGCCCACGGCCATCGCCGCTGGCAGATCGACGCCAGCGTCGCACTGGGCCGCCCGGCGCCGCCGACCGACTTCCGCGACGACGTGGAGCTGAAACTGCTGCGCCAGTTCGACCCGACCCACGACTGGGTGCTGGGACCGGGCGACATGCTGTACCTGCCGCCGCTGGTGCCGCATCACGGCGTCGCCGAAGACGCCTGCCTGACCTTCTCGGTGGGCATGCGCGCACCGTCCTCGGCCGAGCTGATCGCCGATTACCTGGACACCCTGATCGACGGCGCCGACGAGGCATTGCGCTACCACGACGAAGACCTGCAGGCGCCGGCCGATCCGTACGAGATCGACGCGGCGGCGATGGGTCGCGTGGTCGAGGCGCTGAACGCCCTGCGCATGAACGACCCGGACAAGCTGGGCGCCTGGTTCGGCCGCTTCATCACCACCTACCGTGCCGCTGGCGAGATCCTGCCGCCGGCCGGCCTGCCGCCGGCGGAAGAGATCGCCGCCGCGCTGGAACAAGGCCTGGTCCTGCAGCGGCACCCGTGGGCGCGGCCGGCGTGGCGGCGTGCCAGCCGCGGCGCCATGCTGTTCTGCAGCGGCCAGGAGTTCGCGCTGCCGGTCAAGGACGCCAAGCGCCTGGCCGCGGCCGAACACATCGACGGCACCGACTACGCCGCGCTGTCGGCGGCCGGCAGGCAGACCCTGCTGGAGCTGATCGAAGGCGGCTTCTACCAGCCGCTGGAGGCCGAGGACGCCACCGACGAGGACGCCGACGCGGCCTGA
- a CDS encoding DUF3060 domain-containing protein, whose protein sequence is MRPTPLFVLPLLILAGCAQAPRPPAGDGAHTAAPRTVVMPAAPPIAAAPSAGDIADGDERDAEAPIRMAASASGDIDCDGRDLNIVGRDATLVLHGHCATVSLFGRNGNLQIERADTLRVLGDNAQIAMRGDAGQVALFGRHGRLQMARIATLDVSGDQNQLQASEIDTIALQGNGNAIVQRSGSAQVDDSGRDNRILVQ, encoded by the coding sequence ATGAGACCCACCCCGTTGTTTGTGTTGCCGCTGCTGATCCTGGCCGGCTGCGCGCAGGCGCCACGCCCGCCGGCCGGCGATGGCGCGCACACCGCCGCCCCACGCACCGTGGTCATGCCGGCCGCGCCGCCGATCGCGGCGGCGCCGTCGGCCGGCGACATCGCCGATGGCGACGAGCGCGACGCCGAGGCGCCGATCCGCATGGCCGCCTCGGCCAGCGGCGACATCGATTGCGACGGTCGCGACCTGAACATCGTCGGCCGCGACGCCACCCTGGTGCTGCACGGGCATTGCGCCACCGTCAGTCTGTTCGGCCGCAACGGCAACCTGCAGATCGAGCGGGCCGACACCCTGCGCGTGCTCGGCGACAACGCCCAGATCGCGATGCGCGGCGATGCCGGGCAGGTCGCCTTGTTCGGCCGCCATGGCCGGCTGCAAATGGCGCGCATCGCGACACTGGACGTGTCCGGCGACCAGAACCAGTTGCAGGCCAGCGAGATCGACACCATCGCTCTGCAGGGCAACGGCAATGCCATCGTCCAGCGCAGCGGCAGCGCCCAGGTCGACGACAGCGGCCGCGACAACCGCATCCTGGTCCAATAG
- the purB gene encoding adenylosuccinate lyase produces the protein MSDSALLALSPLDGRYAGKVDALRPIFSEYGLIKARVKVEIEWLLALGAEPGIGELAAFSPAAAQRLRALAEGFGVEHAARVKQIERTTNHDVKAVEYFIKEQLKDDAELGPALEFVHFACTSEDINNLSYGLMLEQARREVLLPTLDAVIATLRALAHAQAAQPMLSRTHGQTASPTTLGKEIANVVARLERQRRQIAAVELTGKINGAVGNYNAHVASYPDVDWPGFAQRFVESLGLVFNPYTTQIEPHDNVAELGDATRRANTVLIDLARDIWGYISLGYFKQKLKEGEVGSSTMPHKVNPIDFENAEGNFGIANALFEHFSAKLPISRWQRDLTDSTVLRALGTAFGHTQVALDSLAKGLGKLTVNPERLDADLDAAWEVLAEAVQTVMRRHGLPNPYEQLKALTRGQGITADSMRAFVETLDLPEDAKQRLRELTPGGYVGLAERLARGV, from the coding sequence ATGTCCGATTCCGCCCTGCTCGCCCTGTCCCCGCTCGATGGCCGCTATGCCGGCAAGGTCGACGCCCTGCGGCCGATCTTCTCCGAATACGGCCTGATCAAGGCGCGGGTGAAGGTGGAGATCGAATGGCTGCTGGCGCTGGGCGCCGAGCCGGGCATCGGCGAGCTGGCCGCGTTCTCGCCGGCGGCGGCGCAACGCCTGCGCGCGCTGGCCGAGGGCTTCGGCGTGGAGCACGCGGCGCGGGTCAAGCAGATCGAGCGCACCACCAACCACGACGTCAAGGCGGTGGAGTACTTCATCAAGGAGCAGCTCAAGGACGACGCCGAACTCGGCCCGGCCCTGGAGTTCGTGCATTTCGCCTGCACCAGCGAGGACATCAACAACCTCAGCTACGGGCTGATGCTGGAGCAGGCCCGGCGCGAGGTGCTGCTGCCGACCCTGGACGCGGTGATCGCGACGCTGCGCGCCCTGGCCCATGCGCAGGCCGCACAGCCGATGCTGTCGCGCACCCACGGCCAGACCGCCTCGCCGACCACCCTGGGCAAGGAGATCGCCAACGTCGTCGCCCGCCTCGAGCGCCAGCGCCGGCAGATCGCCGCGGTCGAGCTGACCGGCAAGATCAACGGCGCGGTCGGCAACTACAATGCCCACGTCGCCAGCTATCCCGACGTCGACTGGCCGGGCTTCGCGCAGCGTTTCGTGGAAAGCCTGGGCCTGGTGTTCAACCCCTACACCACCCAGATCGAGCCGCACGACAACGTCGCCGAACTGGGCGACGCCACCCGCCGCGCCAACACCGTGCTGATCGACCTGGCGCGCGACATCTGGGGCTACATCTCGCTGGGCTACTTCAAGCAGAAGCTCAAGGAAGGCGAAGTCGGCTCCTCGACCATGCCGCACAAGGTCAACCCGATCGACTTCGAGAACGCCGAAGGCAACTTCGGCATCGCCAACGCCCTGTTCGAGCACTTCTCGGCCAAGCTGCCGATCAGCCGCTGGCAGCGCGACCTCACCGACTCCACCGTGCTGCGCGCGCTCGGCACCGCCTTCGGCCATACCCAGGTGGCGCTGGACTCGCTGGCCAAGGGCCTGGGCAAGCTGACCGTGAACCCGGAGCGCCTGGACGCCGACCTGGATGCCGCCTGGGAAGTGCTGGCCGAAGCCGTGCAGACGGTGATGCGCCGCCACGGCCTGCCCAATCCCTACGAGCAGCTCAAGGCGCTGACCCGCGGCCAGGGCATCACCGCCGACTCGATGCGCGCCTTCGTCGAGACCCTGGACCTGCCCGAGGACGCCAAGCAGCGCCTGCGCGAGCTGACCCCGGGCGGCTACGTCGGCCTGGCCGAGCGGCTGGCGCGCGGCGTCTAG
- a CDS encoding hemolysin family protein, whose amino-acid sequence MIGNLLLLALAMLLVLLNGFFVAAEFALVKLRHTQAVGLAEHHGWRGRLLLNVHGHLDAYLSACQLGITLSSLGLGWVGEPAFAHLLQPLFDLLGLSEEAARLSAFVIAFSVISFLHIVLGELAPKSMAIRRPERMSLWTAAPLYLFYWAMYPAIWLLNTSANALLKAAGWGDVEHTSHRYSREELKLIVGRQQPAGGAPDHELTLMSHALELPELVAGDLMRARDHLRGFREGMALDAVMAEFADSRYSRYPWFDRDGEQVLGILHMKDLLVEIARGRRSDDLRPLLRPANLIALETPVPLVLERFRTGTTHMALCVDEHGRILGYFTLEDLLEVVVGDIEDEHPHVVKDAPTRGADGSVLVAGSTSIFRLERLLGRDLRAPEHLNSVGGLIVHQLQRLPEEGEQLEIDGHLFTVKRMAGHRIQAVTVRLAPAEAAPT is encoded by the coding sequence ATGATCGGCAACCTCCTGCTGCTGGCACTGGCGATGCTGCTGGTGCTGCTCAACGGCTTCTTCGTCGCCGCCGAGTTCGCCCTGGTCAAGTTGCGCCACACGCAGGCCGTGGGCCTGGCCGAGCACCACGGCTGGCGCGGCCGCCTGCTGCTCAACGTGCACGGCCACCTCGACGCCTACCTGTCGGCCTGCCAGCTCGGCATCACCCTGTCCTCGCTGGGCCTGGGCTGGGTCGGCGAGCCGGCCTTCGCGCACTTGCTGCAGCCGCTGTTCGACCTGCTGGGGCTGAGCGAAGAGGCGGCGCGCCTGAGCGCCTTCGTCATCGCCTTCAGCGTCATCTCGTTCCTGCACATCGTGCTGGGCGAACTGGCCCCGAAGTCGATGGCGATCCGCCGCCCGGAGCGCATGTCGCTGTGGACCGCCGCACCGCTGTACCTGTTCTACTGGGCGATGTATCCGGCGATCTGGCTGCTCAACACCAGCGCCAACGCGCTGCTGAAGGCCGCGGGCTGGGGCGATGTGGAGCACACCTCGCATCGCTATTCGCGCGAGGAGCTGAAGCTGATCGTCGGCCGCCAGCAACCCGCCGGCGGCGCGCCGGATCACGAGCTGACCCTGATGAGCCATGCCTTGGAGTTGCCGGAACTGGTGGCCGGCGACCTGATGCGCGCGCGCGACCATCTGCGCGGGTTCCGCGAGGGCATGGCGCTGGACGCGGTGATGGCCGAGTTCGCCGACAGCCGCTACAGCCGCTATCCGTGGTTCGACCGCGACGGCGAGCAGGTGCTGGGCATCCTGCACATGAAGGACCTGCTGGTGGAGATCGCCCGCGGCCGCCGCAGCGACGACCTGCGCCCGCTGCTGCGCCCGGCCAATCTGATCGCACTGGAAACGCCGGTGCCGCTGGTGCTGGAGCGCTTCCGCACCGGTACCACGCACATGGCGCTGTGCGTGGACGAGCACGGCCGCATCCTCGGCTACTTCACCCTGGAAGACCTGCTGGAAGTGGTGGTCGGCGACATCGAGGACGAGCACCCGCACGTGGTCAAGGACGCGCCGACCCGCGGCGCCGACGGCAGTGTGCTGGTGGCCGGCTCGACCTCGATCTTCCGCCTCGAACGCCTGCTCGGCCGCGACCTGCGCGCACCGGAGCACCTCAACTCGGTCGGCGGGCTGATCGTGCACCAGTTGCAGCGGCTGCCCGAGGAAGGCGAGCAGTTGGAGATCGACGGCCACCTGTTCACGGTCAAGCGCATGGCCGGGCACCGCATCCAGGCGGTGACGGTACGCCTGGCGCCGGCCGAGGCCGCGCCGACGTAG
- a CDS encoding YiiG family protein: MKSSLRLAALAAAVSVFLTACGGKPAATPAGSDASADANHASADVGASDADQALTGKLNAYIECFNKVDGRIHEGAQQYVRWMADPKAGPTGKETSVYGPAPIDEYAMKLCDAPMTQAIAAKPSLPALDAAAKRYLAALKTLQPLANQARDYYDREDYQDDQFAKGKQLHAPLMAALSEFHEASEAFSHELEAQNDAAQREQLKAMEKAEGRTRDFYRLSMMLEAKDIVGLMQDDDFDTAKATALVAGFNSLSDEAHAKVANQEPGKSDWSDFETAAENFRKESKARIKRVAEKIPYSAFEQRSLDNPIVAPEGSPARLMKSYNDLVFQSNRQQ, from the coding sequence ATGAAATCTTCCTTGCGTCTGGCGGCGCTGGCAGCCGCTGTGTCCGTTTTTCTCACCGCCTGCGGTGGCAAGCCTGCGGCGACACCGGCCGGTTCCGATGCCAGTGCCGATGCCAACCATGCATCCGCCGATGTCGGCGCCAGCGACGCGGACCAGGCGCTGACCGGCAAACTCAACGCCTACATCGAATGCTTCAACAAGGTCGATGGACGCATCCACGAAGGCGCGCAGCAGTACGTGCGCTGGATGGCCGATCCCAAGGCCGGCCCCACCGGCAAGGAAACCAGCGTGTACGGGCCCGCCCCGATCGACGAGTACGCGATGAAGCTGTGCGATGCGCCGATGACCCAGGCGATCGCGGCCAAGCCGTCGCTGCCGGCGCTGGATGCCGCGGCGAAGCGCTATCTGGCCGCCTTGAAGACGCTGCAGCCGCTGGCCAACCAGGCGCGCGACTACTACGACCGCGAGGACTACCAGGACGACCAGTTCGCCAAGGGCAAGCAACTGCATGCGCCGCTGATGGCCGCGCTGTCCGAATTCCACGAGGCCAGCGAGGCCTTCAGCCACGAACTGGAGGCGCAGAACGACGCCGCACAGCGCGAACAGCTGAAGGCGATGGAAAAGGCCGAGGGCCGCACCCGCGACTTTTATCGGTTGTCGATGATGCTCGAGGCCAAGGACATCGTCGGCCTGATGCAGGACGACGACTTCGACACCGCCAAGGCCACGGCATTGGTGGCCGGCTTCAACAGCCTGTCCGACGAGGCGCACGCCAAGGTCGCCAACCAGGAGCCGGGCAAGTCCGACTGGAGCGATTTCGAGACCGCGGCGGAGAACTTCCGCAAGGAATCCAAGGCGCGCATCAAGCGGGTGGCGGAGAAGATTCCGTACAGCGCATTCGAGCAGCGCTCGCTGGACAATCCGATCGTCGCGCCGGAAGGCTCGCCGGCACGCCTGATGAAGAGCTACAACGACCTGGTGTTCCAGAGCAATCGCCAGCAGTAA
- a CDS encoding aspartate ammonia-lyase: MSDTFRVEHDSMGELQVPAEALWGAQTQRAVQNFPVSGQPMPRGFIRALGLIKAAAAGVNADLELLPKAVAKAIQAAALEVADGRHDAHFPIDIYQTGSGTSSNMNANEVIATLANRAAKAEGKNGSKTRPAVHPNDHVNLGQSSNDVVPTAIRVAALLAAREHLLPSLKHLRKTIDKRAKQLQGVVKTGRTHLMDAMPLTFGQEFGAWSAQLVSAQARIDDSLKRLRRLPLGGTAIGTGINADPRFGGKVAKALSALTDHTFESAENKFEGLAAQDDAVELSGQLNALAVALIKIANDLRWMNAGPLAGLGEIELPALQPGSSIMPGKVNPVIPEATVMACAQVIGHHTAITVAGQTGNFQLNVTLPLIAANLLDSIQLLGNVSVLLADSAIAGLKVREERVREALDRNPILVTALNPIIGYEKAAAIAKRAYKENRPVLEVAREDSGLGEDELRRLLDPAALTEGGIHAGAGGGG, from the coding sequence ATGAGTGACACATTCAGGGTCGAACACGACAGCATGGGCGAACTGCAGGTGCCTGCAGAGGCCTTGTGGGGAGCGCAGACCCAGCGTGCGGTGCAGAACTTTCCGGTGTCCGGGCAGCCGATGCCACGCGGCTTCATCCGCGCGCTGGGCCTGATCAAGGCCGCCGCGGCCGGCGTCAATGCCGACCTGGAGCTGTTGCCGAAGGCCGTCGCCAAGGCGATCCAGGCCGCGGCGCTTGAGGTGGCCGATGGTCGCCACGACGCGCACTTCCCGATCGACATCTACCAGACCGGGTCCGGCACCTCATCGAACATGAACGCCAACGAGGTCATTGCCACGCTGGCCAACCGCGCCGCCAAGGCCGAGGGCAAGAACGGCAGCAAGACACGGCCGGCGGTGCATCCCAACGACCACGTCAACCTCGGCCAGAGTTCCAACGACGTGGTCCCCACCGCGATCCGCGTCGCTGCGTTGCTCGCTGCGCGCGAGCATCTGCTGCCGTCGCTCAAGCACCTGCGCAAGACGATCGACAAGCGCGCCAAGCAGTTGCAGGGTGTGGTCAAGACCGGGCGCACCCACCTGATGGACGCGATGCCGCTGACCTTCGGCCAGGAGTTCGGTGCCTGGTCGGCGCAGCTGGTGTCGGCGCAGGCGCGCATCGACGACAGCCTCAAGCGCCTGCGCCGGCTGCCGCTGGGCGGCACCGCCATCGGCACCGGCATCAACGCCGATCCGCGCTTTGGCGGCAAGGTCGCCAAGGCGCTGTCGGCGCTGACCGACCATACCTTCGAGAGCGCCGAGAACAAGTTCGAGGGCCTGGCCGCGCAGGACGATGCGGTGGAACTGTCCGGCCAGCTCAACGCGCTGGCGGTGGCGCTGATCAAGATCGCCAACGACCTGCGCTGGATGAACGCCGGGCCGCTGGCCGGCCTCGGCGAGATCGAGTTGCCGGCGCTGCAGCCGGGCAGCTCGATCATGCCGGGCAAGGTCAATCCGGTGATTCCCGAAGCCACGGTGATGGCCTGCGCGCAGGTCATCGGCCACCACACCGCGATCACCGTGGCCGGGCAGACCGGCAACTTCCAGTTGAACGTGACCCTGCCGCTGATCGCGGCGAACCTGCTGGACTCGATCCAGTTGCTGGGCAACGTGTCGGTGCTGCTGGCCGATTCGGCGATCGCCGGGCTCAAGGTGCGCGAGGAGCGGGTACGCGAGGCGCTGGACCGCAATCCGATCCTGGTGACCGCGCTGAATCCGATCATCGGCTACGAGAAGGCCGCGGCGATCGCCAAGCGTGCCTACAAGGAGAACCGGCCGGTGCTGGAGGTGGCCAGGGAGGACAGCGGCCTCGGCGAGGACGAACTGCGCCGGCTGCTGGACCCTGCCGCACTGACCGAAGGCGGCATCCATGCCGGCGCGGGTGGCGGCGGCTGA
- a CDS encoding PLP-dependent aminotransferase family protein: MADIRARIANRTSLPGARLPSVRAQARALRVSVSTVVEAYERLAAEGAIAARPGSGFYVAGSVAPLALAQLGPKLDRQIDPLWVSRQSLEADARVLKPGCGWLPPEWLYGAGMRRALRTLARADTQELTEYATPLGHPGLRQFLSRRLAGNGVQAPPEQILLAESGTHAIDLIGRFLLSPGDTVLVDDPCYFNFHALLKAHRVQVVGVPYTPNGPDVAHFEAALRAHAPRLYITNSGIHNPTGATLSAATAHRLLLLAEGSDLVIVEDDIFADFETSPAPRLAAFDGLARVIQIGSFSKTVSASLRCGYIAARGDWIESLADLKIATSFGGGRLAAEAVRIALTDSGYRRHLETLRRRLAEQMARTVERLQGLGIRPWLIPRAGLFLWCRLPAGMEAAAIAHACLQEGVVLAPGNAFSQSLSAGDFLRFNVAQSTDERMFSVLARAMQSASTSRS; this comes from the coding sequence ATGGCCGACATCCGCGCCCGCATCGCCAACCGCACCAGCCTGCCGGGAGCGCGCCTGCCCTCCGTGCGTGCGCAGGCGCGCGCGCTGCGGGTGTCGGTGTCGACGGTGGTGGAAGCCTACGAGCGGCTGGCGGCCGAGGGCGCGATCGCGGCGCGCCCAGGGTCGGGCTTCTATGTGGCCGGGTCGGTGGCCCCACTGGCGCTGGCGCAACTCGGCCCGAAGCTCGACCGGCAGATCGATCCGCTGTGGGTATCGCGGCAGTCGCTGGAAGCGGATGCGCGCGTGCTCAAGCCCGGCTGCGGCTGGCTGCCACCCGAATGGCTGTACGGCGCGGGCATGCGCCGCGCACTGCGCACGCTGGCGCGCGCCGACACGCAGGAACTGACCGAGTACGCCACGCCCCTGGGCCACCCCGGCTTGCGCCAATTCCTGTCGCGACGGCTGGCGGGCAATGGCGTGCAGGCGCCGCCCGAACAGATCCTGCTCGCCGAATCGGGCACGCATGCGATCGACCTGATCGGCCGTTTCCTGCTCTCGCCCGGCGACACGGTGCTGGTCGACGACCCGTGCTACTTCAATTTCCATGCCTTGCTCAAGGCGCATCGCGTGCAGGTCGTGGGCGTGCCCTATACGCCGAACGGACCGGACGTGGCGCACTTCGAAGCGGCGCTGCGGGCGCATGCGCCGCGGCTGTACATCACCAATTCGGGGATCCACAACCCCACCGGCGCGACCCTGTCCGCGGCGACGGCGCACCGGCTGCTGCTCCTGGCCGAGGGCTCGGACCTGGTGATCGTCGAGGACGACATCTTCGCCGACTTCGAGACCAGCCCCGCCCCGCGGCTGGCGGCCTTCGACGGTCTGGCGCGGGTCATCCAGATCGGCAGCTTTTCCAAGACGGTGTCGGCGTCGCTGCGTTGCGGCTACATCGCCGCACGTGGCGACTGGATCGAAAGCCTCGCCGACCTGAAGATCGCCACCAGCTTCGGCGGCGGCCGGCTGGCGGCCGAGGCCGTGCGGATCGCCCTGACCGACAGCGGCTACCGCCGGCATCTGGAGACCTTGCGGCGGCGCCTGGCGGAGCAGATGGCCAGGACGGTAGAGCGGCTCCAGGGTCTCGGCATCCGACCCTGGCTGATTCCACGGGCCGGCCTGTTCCTTTGGTGCAGGCTGCCCGCGGGCATGGAGGCCGCGGCGATCGCGCACGCCTGCCTGCAGGAAGGCGTGGTGCTGGCGCCGGGCAATGCCTTCAGCCAGTCGTTGAGCGCAGGCGATTTCCTGCGTTTCAACGTCGCGCAATCCACCGACGAACGGATGTTCAGCGTGCTCGCGCGCGCCATGCAGTCCGCTTCGACCTCACGCAGCTGA